The following are encoded in a window of Vitis riparia cultivar Riparia Gloire de Montpellier isolate 1030 unplaced genomic scaffold, EGFV_Vit.rip_1.0 scaffold567_pilon_pilon, whole genome shotgun sequence genomic DNA:
- the LOC117910062 gene encoding protein FAR1-RELATED SEQUENCE 5-like, producing the protein MVMQRVLGYLCGKSEMDPSFYYKYNVDEDNRLANLFWADSTSKLDYSCFGDVLAFDTTYRTNAYKKPLVILVGINHHHQTIVFGCALLVDESVSTYTWVLETFLDAMNNKKPLSVITDGDKAMRKAIKRIFPDSCHRLCAWHIQRNAFTNVHVKDFTNHFSKCMFMEGTVEEFECAWNDMLEMFNLHGHKWVTDIYAKRSRWAEAYLRGHFFAGMKSTQRCESMNAYLNRFLKTRLKLFEFVKHFDRALSRIRHNEAKAEFETHHSSAVLTTKLYALEKYAGTVFTRQSFLKFRDEMKNAELFFPVSTENHGGYRVHTLTKFRSPDKIWKLVFHVPT; encoded by the exons ATGGTGATGCAGAGGGTGCTTGGCTATTTGTGTGGAAAGTCTGAAATGGatccatcattttattacaAGTACAATGTTGATGAAGACAACCGTCTAGCAAACCTGTTTTGGGCAGATTCTACTAGTAAATTGGATTACAGTTGTTTTGGAGATGTGTTAGCATTTGATACAACTTATCGGACTAATGCTTATAAAAAACCGTTGGTCATACTAGTTGGCATTAACCATCACCATCAAACTATAGTGTTTGGATGTGCATTATTGGTAGATGAGAGTGTTAGCACTTATACTTGGGTCTTGGAGACTTTTttggatgcaatgaataacaaGAAGCCTCTTTCTGTTATTACTGATGGGGATAAAGCAATGCGTAAAGCCATCAAGAGGATATTTCCAGACTCTTGTCATCGATTATGTGCTTGGCATATTCAACGCAATGCATTCACTAATGTCCATGTCAAAGATTTtactaatcatttttctaagtGCATGTTCATGGAAGGCAccgttgaagaatttgaatgtgCATGGAATGACATGTTGGAAATGTTTAATCTTCATGGACATAAGTGGGTGACAGATATATATGCTAAGCGTTCTAGATGGGCAGAGGCTTATTTAAGGGGGCATTTCTTTGCTGGTATGAAAAGCACACAAAGGTGTGAGAGCATGAATGCATACTTGAATCGTTTCCTTAAAACTCGTTTGAAGCTGTTTGAGTTTGTCAAGCATTTTGATAGAGCACTCTCACGTATTCGTCATAATGAGGCAAAGGCAGAGTTTGAGACACACCATTCTTCAGCTGTTCTAACAACCAAACTCTATGCACTTGAGAAATATGCAGGGACTGTTTTCACAAGGcaatcttttctaaaatttaggGATGAGATGAAGAATGCAGAATTGTTTTTCCCTGTCAGTACAGAAAATCATGGAGGTTATCGTGTCCATACATTGACCAAGTTTAGAAGCCCTGACAAGATTTGGAAA TTGGTTTTCCATGTCCCCACATGA